From a region of the Paenibacillus sp. R14(2021) genome:
- the yfmF gene encoding EF-P 5-aminopentanol modification-associated protein YfmF, translated as MSNAPFQRGQLNRIRLHVLPTQRFKTFSISLYAGLPLEESTVTSAALIPFILRRGTASTPETIAFRERLDELYGAGFGFDVYKRGDAQIIQFRMDVINDRFVSSNQPLLAASLKLLGEVVTEPVLENGQLRAKYVEAEKDTLRKRLEAIINDKIRYAAERCLEVMCEDEPYRLHPLGRLEDIDAITAESVTKAYRSWLSQAAFDLYVVGDTTLEEVQALVGAAFHQNEGKPANYMLPQVHKPVKDVRTVIESMEVTQGKLNLGLRINTSYGDDDYPAALMFNGILGGYPHSKLFLNVREKASLAYYAASRLDGHKGICTIQSGIEIGNYDKASTIIQEQLEQMRTGVYSDLEMNQTKAMIANHLRELQDSANEMIGFDFNAILSKRERSAEQLLKQVQAVTAEQIAAVARKTELDTIYFLRDKKEG; from the coding sequence GTGAGCAACGCTCCATTTCAACGAGGTCAGCTGAATCGAATTCGATTGCATGTATTGCCGACACAACGTTTCAAAACCTTTTCCATTTCCCTCTATGCGGGTCTGCCGCTTGAAGAATCTACGGTGACTTCGGCAGCGCTGATTCCCTTTATTCTTCGAAGGGGGACAGCCTCTACACCGGAAACGATTGCCTTTCGCGAACGGTTGGATGAGCTGTACGGCGCCGGATTCGGGTTTGATGTATACAAACGAGGAGACGCCCAGATTATCCAGTTTCGGATGGACGTCATTAACGACCGTTTTGTTTCTTCCAATCAGCCGCTGCTGGCTGCATCGCTGAAACTGCTGGGCGAGGTTGTAACGGAGCCGGTTTTGGAGAACGGTCAGCTGCGCGCCAAGTACGTTGAAGCCGAGAAAGACACGCTGCGCAAGCGGTTGGAAGCGATTATTAACGATAAAATCAGGTATGCCGCCGAGCGCTGCCTGGAAGTCATGTGTGAGGACGAACCATACAGACTTCATCCGCTTGGCCGACTCGAGGATATTGATGCAATTACGGCGGAGTCCGTCACGAAGGCATATCGGTCCTGGCTGTCGCAGGCGGCGTTTGATCTGTATGTCGTCGGCGATACGACGCTGGAGGAAGTGCAGGCACTTGTCGGTGCGGCTTTTCATCAGAATGAAGGCAAGCCTGCGAATTACATGCTTCCGCAGGTTCACAAACCGGTCAAAGACGTTCGTACGGTTATCGAGAGTATGGAAGTTACGCAAGGAAAGCTGAATTTGGGCCTGCGGATCAACACTTCTTACGGTGATGACGATTATCCGGCAGCGCTGATGTTCAATGGGATTTTGGGCGGCTACCCGCATTCCAAGCTGTTTTTGAATGTTCGGGAGAAAGCCAGCTTGGCCTATTATGCGGCTTCTCGGCTCGATGGCCACAAAGGCATATGCACGATTCAATCCGGCATTGAAATCGGGAATTACGACAAGGCCTCAACGATTATTCAAGAGCAGCTGGAGCAAATGCGAACTGGCGTTTACAGCGACCTGGAGATGAACCAGACAAAAGCAATGATTGCGAATCATTTGCGCGAGCTGCAGGATTCCGCGAACGAGATGATCGGCTTTGACTTCAATGCGATTTTGTCAAAACGGGAGCGTTCCGCGGAGCAGCTTCTGAAGCAGGTACAGGCAGTGACCGCCGAGCAAATCGCAGCG
- the sleB gene encoding spore cortex-lytic enzyme — translation MRNRLISVTIVIVLLLFGAFTVKHAHFGKTTETFSNAILKVGSSGKDVSELQGRLKALGYFNGAIDGKFGASTKNAVTWFQWKFGLKSDGVVGAKTKLKLWEATKNWRPTAPSTGGGNGSKSSGGSESSAGDMNKSNKLGLSANDLKLMANAVYGESRGEPYLGQIAVAAVILNRVKSPSFPNTVSGVIFQPGAFTAVADGQIYLTPNEKAARAVQDAINGMDPTGGCLYYFNPETATSKWIWTRPQVKTIGKHIFCM, via the coding sequence ATGAGAAATCGTTTAATTTCGGTGACCATCGTCATCGTCCTTCTGTTGTTTGGTGCGTTCACGGTCAAGCACGCGCACTTCGGCAAAACAACCGAAACGTTCAGCAATGCGATTCTAAAGGTCGGTTCATCCGGTAAAGATGTCTCGGAGCTGCAAGGTCGGCTCAAGGCGCTCGGTTATTTTAACGGCGCTATAGACGGTAAGTTTGGCGCATCAACCAAAAATGCCGTCACCTGGTTTCAATGGAAATTCGGGCTCAAATCCGACGGCGTCGTTGGTGCGAAGACGAAGCTGAAGCTGTGGGAAGCGACGAAGAATTGGCGGCCTACAGCCCCTAGTACGGGTGGCGGTAATGGCAGCAAGTCAAGCGGCGGTTCCGAATCGTCAGCAGGGGACATGAACAAGTCCAATAAGCTGGGCTTATCAGCGAATGATCTGAAGCTGATGGCCAATGCGGTTTACGGCGAATCCCGGGGCGAGCCGTACCTGGGGCAAATTGCAGTTGCCGCTGTTATTCTCAACCGCGTCAAATCGCCTAGCTTCCCAAATACGGTGTCCGGCGTTATTTTTCAGCCTGGTGCATTTACGGCGGTAGCGGACGGTCAAATTTATTTGACGCCGAATGAGAAGGCTGCCCGAGCCGTGCAGGATGCGATTAACGGCATGGATCCAACGGGAGGCTGCCTCTATTACTTCAATCCGGAGACGGCAACATCCAAATGGATTTGGACGCGTCCGCAAGTGAAAACAATCGGAAAACATATTTTCTGCATGTAG